Proteins encoded by one window of Streptomyces clavuligerus:
- the folP gene encoding dihydropteroate synthase — translation MLRLGQREFDPHEPVIMAIVNRTPDSFYDRGATFHDEPALARVEQAVAEGAAIIDIGGVKAGPGDEVTAAEEVRRTVGFVAEVRRRFPDVVISVDTWRHEVGEAVCAAGADLLNDAWGGVDPRLAEVAARHGAGLVCTHAGGAEPRTRPHRTAYEDVVADILRVTVGLAERAAGLGVRRDGIMIDPGHDFGKNTRHSLEATRRLGELVETGWPVLVSLSNKDFVGETLDRPVQERLIGTLATTAVSAWLGARVYRVHEVAETRQVLDMVASIAGHRPPAVARRGLA, via the coding sequence ATGCTGCGGCTGGGACAGCGTGAATTCGACCCGCACGAGCCGGTGATCATGGCGATCGTGAACCGTACCCCGGACTCGTTCTACGACCGGGGCGCGACCTTCCACGACGAGCCGGCGCTGGCGCGGGTGGAGCAGGCGGTGGCGGAGGGCGCGGCCATCATCGACATCGGAGGGGTCAAGGCCGGCCCCGGGGACGAGGTCACGGCGGCGGAGGAGGTGCGGCGGACGGTCGGCTTCGTGGCCGAGGTGCGCCGCCGCTTCCCCGATGTGGTGATCAGCGTGGACACCTGGCGGCACGAGGTGGGCGAGGCGGTCTGCGCGGCGGGCGCCGATCTGCTGAACGACGCCTGGGGCGGGGTCGACCCCCGGCTGGCCGAGGTCGCCGCGCGCCACGGGGCGGGCCTGGTCTGCACCCACGCGGGCGGGGCGGAGCCGCGGACCCGGCCGCACCGGACCGCGTACGAGGATGTCGTCGCCGACATCCTGCGGGTGACGGTGGGCCTGGCCGAGCGGGCCGCCGGGCTGGGGGTGCGGCGCGACGGGATCATGATCGACCCCGGTCATGACTTCGGCAAGAACACCCGGCACTCGCTGGAGGCCACCCGGCGGCTGGGGGAGCTGGTGGAGACGGGGTGGCCGGTGCTGGTCTCGCTGTCGAACAAGGACTTCGTGGGGGAGACCCTGGACCGGCCGGTGCAGGAACGGCTGATCGGGACGCTGGCGACCACGGCGGTCTCGGCGTGGCTGGGCGCGCGGGTGTACCGGGTGCACGAGGTCGCGGAGACCCGTCAGGTACTGGACATGGTCGCCTCGATCGCGGGCCACCGCCCGCCCGCCGTGGCCCGCCGGGGCCTGGCCTGA